The following are from one region of the Lacinutrix sp. Bg11-31 genome:
- the murG gene encoding undecaprenyldiphospho-muramoylpentapeptide beta-N-acetylglucosaminyltransferase, producing MSHYKIILSGGGTGGHIYPAIAIANELKTRYPDAEFLFVGANDRMEMEKVPQAGYKIKGLWITGIERKLSLKNLMFPFKLVNSLWNARKIVNQFKPDVVIGTGGFASGPLLQMAVFKGIPSLIQEQNSYPGITNKLLSKKAQKICVAYDGLERFFPKNKMLKTGNPVRQDLLDIASKRDEAIKYFGLVEGKKTLLVLGGSLGAKAINELLKRELDFLQTQQVQIIWQTGKLYYKDYRINGDIKHVQVHEYINNMDLAYAAADIIISRAGAGSVSELCIVGKPVVFVPSPYVAEDHQTKNAKAIVDENAALMIAQEDLKVDFKNKFSQLVASAEKQKQLSDNIKKLALVNATKEIVDEVEKLLKQ from the coding sequence ATGAGTCATTATAAAATTATATTATCAGGTGGTGGTACAGGTGGACATATCTATCCTGCAATTGCTATTGCGAACGAGTTAAAAACACGTTACCCAGATGCAGAGTTCCTTTTTGTAGGAGCAAATGATCGTATGGAAATGGAGAAAGTTCCTCAAGCTGGTTATAAAATTAAAGGTTTGTGGATAACTGGAATAGAAAGAAAACTATCACTTAAAAATTTAATGTTTCCATTTAAGCTTGTAAATAGTTTGTGGAATGCAAGAAAAATTGTTAATCAGTTTAAGCCAGATGTTGTAATAGGAACTGGAGGCTTTGCTAGTGGACCATTATTGCAAATGGCCGTTTTTAAAGGAATACCTAGTTTAATACAAGAACAGAATTCGTATCCAGGAATTACAAATAAACTACTGTCTAAAAAAGCGCAAAAAATATGTGTTGCTTATGATGGTTTAGAGCGGTTTTTTCCGAAGAATAAAATGTTAAAAACAGGAAACCCTGTACGTCAAGATTTGTTAGATATTGCATCTAAAAGAGATGAAGCCATAAAATATTTTGGTTTAGTTGAGGGTAAGAAAACACTTTTAGTTTTAGGCGGAAGTTTGGGTGCAAAAGCAATAAACGAATTACTGAAAAGAGAGTTGGATTTTTTACAAACACAACAGGTACAAATTATCTGGCAAACAGGAAAATTGTATTATAAAGATTATAGAATTAATGGAGATATAAAACATGTACAAGTACATGAATATATAAATAATATGGATTTAGCTTACGCAGCTGCAGATATTATTATCTCAAGAGCAGGAGCAGGATCTGTGTCAGAGTTGTGTATTGTTGGAAAGCCTGTGGTTTTTGTGCCTTCACCTTATGTGGCAGAAGATCATCAAACTAAAAACGCAAAAGCAATTGTAGATGAAAATGCTGCTTTAATGATTGCTCAAGAAGATTTGAAAGTTGATTTTAAAAATAAGTTTTCTCAATTGGTGGCTTCAGCTGAAAAGCAAAAACAACTAAGTGATAATATTAAAAAATTAGCATTAGTAAATGCGACAAAAGAAATAGTAGATGAAGTTGAAAAACTTTTGAAGCAATAA